In Leptodesmis sichuanensis A121, the following are encoded in one genomic region:
- the miaA gene encoding tRNA (adenosine(37)-N6)-dimethylallyltransferase MiaA gives MSSASLSLAKSSTYIPSLIVLCGPTATGKSGLAIALAKRLHCVILSADSRQVYREFNIGTAKPSIADQQAVPHYLIDICDPTETLTLAEYQQQAQELIDQMQAGQKAEGGRQKAGGGGEDGGKGGEGREEKCKISYPPPSPLLVGGTGLYIRSITRGLKIPRVPPQPELRSQLEALGQPQCYALLQQVDAVSAAKIHPHDQVRTVRSLEVFYTTGRPMSEQQGEHPPSYPILQIGLDCRDTEKLRQRIAHRTEQMIADGLVAEVDYLCQKYGSALPLLNTLGYAEFKQHRAGQLSLAEAKELTILHTRQFAKRQRTWFQADPTIEWFDADAPDLFEQVCLRVEKFLDSLLTTANKH, from the coding sequence ATGTCTTCTGCCAGTCTTAGTCTAGCAAAAAGCAGTACATATATACCATCATTAATTGTCTTGTGTGGCCCCACTGCAACCGGCAAGTCTGGCTTAGCGATCGCGCTTGCAAAACGCTTGCATTGTGTCATTCTCAGTGCCGATTCGCGCCAAGTGTATCGAGAATTTAACATTGGCACTGCCAAACCCTCGATCGCCGATCAGCAAGCTGTGCCCCACTACCTGATCGACATCTGCGACCCCACAGAAACTCTGACCTTGGCGGAGTATCAGCAGCAGGCACAGGAGTTGATCGACCAAATGCAGGCAGGGCAGAAGGCAGAAGGCGGAAGGCAGAAGGCAGGTGGAGGAGGTGAGGACGGTGGGAAGGGTGGGGAAGGTAGGGAAGAAAAATGCAAAATTTCTTATCCTCCCCCCTCTCCCCTCCTCGTTGGTGGAACTGGCCTTTATATTCGCTCCATCACGCGAGGATTGAAAATTCCCAGGGTGCCGCCCCAGCCAGAGTTGCGATCGCAACTGGAAGCCTTGGGACAACCGCAGTGTTATGCGCTGCTGCAACAGGTCGATGCGGTATCAGCGGCGAAAATTCATCCCCATGATCAGGTGCGCACGGTGCGATCGCTGGAAGTCTTTTACACTACAGGTCGTCCCATGTCGGAGCAGCAGGGGGAGCATCCTCCGTCCTATCCGATTCTGCAAATTGGGCTGGATTGCCGGGATACGGAGAAACTACGGCAGCGAATTGCTCATCGCACCGAACAGATGATTGCCGATGGCTTGGTGGCTGAAGTCGATTATCTTTGCCAGAAGTATGGCTCTGCTCTGCCGTTGTTGAATACGCTGGGCTATGCCGAATTCAAGCAGCATCGTGCAGGACAGCTTTCTCTGGCTGAGGCAAAGGAGTTGACGATTTTGCATACCCGTCAGTTTGCTAAGCGACAGCGTACCTGGTTTCAGGCCGATCCAACGATTGAGTGGTTTGATGCAGATGCCCCTGACCTGTTCGAGCAAGTATGCCTACGGGTAGAAAAATTCCTGGATAGCCTGCTCACCACTGCGAACAAACACTAA
- a CDS encoding MarR family winged helix-turn-helix transcriptional regulator has protein sequence MDTAAPPQESTALTAAQKAAQEPALALMRDLVRTYQAFYAYDEEQIRQWGLTVPQFDVICTLGNTSGLMMGQIAEKTLVTKGTLTGIIDRLESKGLVRREVPPENRRCFIVVLTAKGQQMFEEIFPAHITYLKQRLSVLSSEEMQQIQTALHRLRELF, from the coding sequence ATGGACACTGCAGCGCCCCCCCAGGAATCTACAGCCCTTACAGCGGCTCAGAAGGCTGCTCAAGAACCTGCTCTCGCGTTAATGCGGGATCTGGTGCGCACCTATCAAGCCTTTTATGCCTACGACGAGGAACAGATCCGGCAATGGGGGCTGACGGTGCCGCAATTTGATGTGATTTGTACGTTGGGAAACACATCTGGGCTAATGATGGGTCAGATAGCCGAAAAGACCCTGGTGACCAAGGGAACGTTAACGGGCATTATCGATCGCCTGGAAAGCAAAGGACTGGTTCGCCGAGAAGTGCCACCAGAAAATCGCCGTTGCTTCATTGTGGTGCTCACCGCCAAAGGGCAGCAAATGTTTGAAGAAATTTTCCCCGCTCACATTACTTATCTGAAGCAGCGATTGAGTGTACTTAGCAGCGAGGAAATGCAACAGATTCAAACCGCCTTACACCGCTTAAGAGAACTATTTTAA
- a CDS encoding DUF2220 domain-containing protein: MNHSLSQNQVNLLKDCLVLALDPKTQAEADRQFLDLQDSLNMDAATSEVLQKLWAEVLAARRSAAFWERLSDAEKAMSDGLADDHLRLQQNYLRLVQEQ, encoded by the coding sequence ATGAACCACTCTCTCAGCCAAAATCAGGTCAATCTGTTAAAAGACTGTCTAGTACTGGCTTTGGATCCCAAAACTCAGGCAGAAGCCGATCGCCAGTTTCTAGATTTGCAAGATAGTCTGAATATGGATGCAGCCACTTCAGAAGTATTACAAAAGTTGTGGGCAGAAGTGCTAGCGGCTCGGCGATCGGCGGCATTTTGGGAACGCTTAAGCGATGCCGAAAAAGCCATGAGTGATGGGTTGGCCGATGATCACCTGCGGTTGCAGCAAAACTATTTACGACTGGTTCAGGAACAGTAG
- the trpS gene encoding tryptophan--tRNA ligase, whose product MTKQRVLSGVQPTGNLHLGNYLGAIRNWVAGQSQYDNFFCVVDLHAITVPHNPETLAADTYTIAALYLACGIDLQYSTIFVQSHISAHSELTWLLNCITPLNWLEDMIQFKEKAVKQGQNVSMGLLDYPVLMAADIVLYDADKVPVGEDQKQHIELTRDIVDRLNHQFGKGKAVLKSPAPLIQTDGARVMSLTDGTKKMSKSDPSDMSRINLLDSPDVIQTKIKKCKTDPVKGLVFGDADRPECNNLLTLYMLMSGKSKEAVAAECADMGWGQFKPMLTEATIAHLKPIQDKYHEIMADPGYLDSILKEGREKAGAIAHQTLLRVKKALGYSLPL is encoded by the coding sequence ATGACGAAACAGCGGGTTCTTTCTGGAGTTCAGCCGACGGGTAATCTGCACCTGGGGAATTACCTGGGAGCCATTCGCAACTGGGTGGCAGGACAAAGTCAATACGATAACTTTTTCTGCGTCGTCGATTTGCACGCTATCACCGTCCCGCACAACCCAGAAACCCTGGCCGCAGATACGTATACCATTGCTGCCCTGTACTTGGCCTGCGGGATTGATCTGCAATACTCCACGATTTTTGTCCAGTCCCACATTTCCGCACACAGTGAACTGACCTGGCTGCTCAACTGCATTACGCCGTTGAACTGGTTGGAGGACATGATCCAGTTCAAAGAAAAAGCCGTCAAGCAGGGGCAGAATGTCAGCATGGGGTTACTGGATTACCCGGTGCTGATGGCTGCTGATATTGTCCTGTACGATGCCGATAAGGTGCCCGTGGGCGAAGACCAGAAACAACACATTGAACTCACCCGCGATATTGTTGATCGCCTTAACCACCAGTTTGGTAAAGGCAAAGCTGTCCTGAAATCTCCGGCCCCATTAATTCAAACGGATGGAGCGCGGGTGATGAGCCTAACCGATGGCACCAAGAAAATGTCGAAGTCCGATCCGTCGGATATGAGCCGGATTAATTTGCTGGATTCCCCGGACGTGATTCAAACCAAGATCAAGAAGTGTAAGACCGATCCCGTGAAAGGGCTGGTATTTGGAGATGCCGATCGCCCCGAATGCAACAATCTCCTTACCCTCTATATGCTGATGTCGGGTAAGTCCAAAGAGGCAGTCGCGGCTGAATGTGCCGATATGGGTTGGGGACAATTCAAACCCATGCTGACGGAAGCGACGATCGCCCACCTGAAACCGATTCAAGACAAATACCACGAGATCATGGCGGATCCGGGCTATCTGGACTCAATACTCAAGGAAGGACGGGAGAAAGCAGGCGCGATCGCTCATCAGACCTTGTTACGAGTCAAAAAAGCGCTGGGCTATTCACTGCCGTTGTAA
- a CDS encoding superoxide dismutase: MTLNRRTFLYLLGASAGAAGLGLAAEPTWAAESPKGPFTLPPLPYAYDALEPHIDKATMQFHHDKHHAAYVNNLNAAVAKYPQLQTRSVESLIQNLNSLPEDIRTTVRNNGGGHLNHTMFWEIMGPQAGGAPTGAIATAINESFGSFEEFKKQFNDAGAKRFGSGWAWLTIDRMGKLQVSSTANQDSPLMEGRYPILGNDVWEHAYYLKYQNRRADYLNAWWNVVNWEAVNQRLRQAKVSIG; this comes from the coding sequence ATGACTCTCAACCGACGCACCTTTTTGTACTTGTTAGGAGCCAGTGCTGGAGCCGCGGGGCTGGGATTGGCAGCAGAACCAACCTGGGCCGCAGAATCTCCAAAAGGGCCGTTTACCCTGCCCCCCCTCCCCTATGCCTATGACGCATTAGAGCCACACATTGACAAAGCCACAATGCAATTTCATCACGACAAGCATCATGCCGCTTATGTCAATAATTTAAATGCTGCCGTCGCTAAGTATCCCCAATTGCAAACCAGAAGTGTCGAATCCCTGATTCAGAACTTAAACAGTCTGCCCGAAGACATCCGCACGACGGTTCGTAATAACGGTGGGGGGCATCTCAATCACACAATGTTTTGGGAAATCATGGGGCCGCAGGCAGGAGGCGCACCTACAGGAGCGATCGCCACTGCTATTAACGAGTCTTTTGGTAGCTTTGAGGAATTCAAAAAACAGTTCAATGATGCCGGAGCCAAGCGATTTGGCAGTGGTTGGGCTTGGTTGACCATCGATCGCATGGGTAAACTGCAGGTCAGCAGTACCGCGAACCAGGATTCTCCCCTGATGGAAGGCCGCTATCCCATTCTGGGCAATGACGTTTGGGAACACGCCTATTATTTGAAGTACCAGAATCGCCGCGCCGATTACTTGAATGCCTGGTGGAACGTGGTCAACTGGGAGGCGGTGAACCAGCGACTGAGACAGGCGAAGGTATCGATTGGCTAA
- a CDS encoding type II toxin-antitoxin system VapC family toxin codes for MSLWILDTDHVSLVLAGHLQVSRRVAELGADVAITVVSVQELFNGWVARINQAKEIEDFVRLYGKLSQTIALCGRIPIAAFDQVAGDHYQQMMINTPSLSKRRLQKDMRIAAIALSTGAILVTRNYRDFSLVPGLLLEDWTQVR; via the coding sequence ATGAGCCTTTGGATTTTGGATACAGACCACGTTTCGTTGGTATTGGCAGGACATCTACAGGTTAGCCGTCGAGTTGCAGAATTAGGAGCAGATGTCGCGATTACCGTTGTGTCTGTTCAGGAGCTTTTTAACGGTTGGGTTGCGCGGATCAATCAAGCAAAGGAGATTGAGGATTTTGTCCGCTTATACGGCAAATTGAGCCAGACGATCGCCTTGTGCGGGCGAATCCCTATTGCAGCATTTGATCAGGTGGCTGGCGATCACTATCAACAAATGATGATCAATACGCCATCGTTGTCAAAAAGGCGCTTGCAAAAAGATATGCGAATTGCGGCAATTGCACTTTCAACTGGAGCGATTCTGGTCACCCGTAACTATCGAGATTTCTCTCTGGTTCCAGGATTGCTATTGGAAGATTGGACTCAAGTCAGATGA